A genomic region of Canis aureus isolate CA01 chromosome 16, VMU_Caureus_v.1.0, whole genome shotgun sequence contains the following coding sequences:
- the MTNAP1 gene encoding mitochondrial nucleoid-associated protein 1, translated as MEVCPYCKKPFKRLKSHLPYCKMIGLTVPADQSKPATRPHTKKMKKIADIKNTKERELETESKKRNTDLVKYKPEQAVKSFPLLAVGLESNTKADKDIKNTVQCSIKKLKNTKPKITFQGETKAQFYASENTTPKTELAKDLPASGESRSNLSETETSLLLVPVEPSLSNQDRKYSSALPDDVPTTSTNLRLDKIDSSRQKLLVDLLDMPIGDYHSSPMNLSYGVERTTSLSSNESVSKARDHLSEVSTDVRDSKTQENMESQINFKVSPVNDIQVKETQEKGQKLGIDTRGNKGNREKSVSVLEMQEWASLNGGAENFSSGDSATEKKCQDEGPGLHLFTPRETACSELLSASQSHNQSLASLAVRFFQEEKAEACSPNQVLNVKALTENSERASMQHRSGCGPQVSHHGCQQTLHSVLPHASSSPFSQMGVVDRKTLSSTLGLEWFPELYPGYLGLGVLPGKPQYWNAMAQKPQLTNPQGERLSQGKHAYLQGPSHPSRQLCAS; from the coding sequence ATGGAAGTGTGTCCTTACTGTAAGAAGCCATTCAAACGATTAAAATCCCACTTGCCATACTGTAAGATGATAGGACTAACTGTACCTGCTGATCAGTCCAAGCCAGCTACACGCCCAcacactaaaaaaatgaaaaaaatcgcaGACATCAAGAATACTaaagagagagagttagagacggAGAGTAAGAAGAGAAATACTGACTTGGTAAAATACAAACCAGAACAGGCAGTGAAGTCTTTTCCACTACTGGCTGTTGGTTTGGAAAGTAATACAAAGGCAGATAAAGACATTAAGAATACAGTTCAGTGCTCcatcaaaaagctaaaaaatacTAAGCCAAAGATTACTTTCCAGGGAGAAACGAAGGCTCAGTTTTATGCATCAGAGAACACCACTCCTAAAACAGAACTTGCCAAAGATTTGCCTGCATCAGGAGAAAGTAGAAGTAATCTTTCAGAAACTGAAACATCTTTACTTCTTGTCCCAGTTGAACCTTCTTTGTCAAATCAAGATAGAAAATATTCTTCAGCCTTACCCGATGATGTACCGACCACTTCTACTAATTTAAGGTTGGACAAAATTGATTCCTCAAGACAGAAGCTTCTAGTAGATTTATTAGATATGCCTATTGGTGATTATCACAGTTCTCCCATGAATCTCAGTTACGGGGTTGAAAGAACAACATCTTTGTCAAGCAATGAGAGTGTGTCCAAGGCCAGGGACCACCTCTCAGAAGTCTCTACTGATGTTAGAGACTCCAAGACTCAAGAAAACATGgaatcacaaataaattttaaagttagcCCAGTGAATGACATCCAAGTCAAGGAGACCCAAGAAAAAGGACAGAAGCTTGGAATAGACACACGTGGGAACAAAGGAAATAGAGAGAAAAGCGTATCTGTGCTAGAAATGCAGGAATGGGCTTCTCTGAACGGTGGTGCAGAGAACTTTAGTAGTGGTGATTCAGCCACAGAGAAGAAATGTCAAGATGAAGGTCCGGGTTTACATTTGTTCACTCCAAGGGAGACAGCCTGCAGTGAGCTGCTTTCTGCATCACAGTCCCATAATCAAAGCCTCGCCTCTCTAGCTGTCAGATTTTTTcaagaagagaaagcagaagccTGCAGTCCTAACCAAGTCCTCAATGTGAAGGCATTAACAGAGAACAGTGAACGAGCTTCTATGCAGCACAGATCTGGCTGTGGGCCCCAAGTATCACACCATGGGTGCCAGCAGACCTTACATTCAGTCCTGCCTCACGCCTCCTCCAGCCCCTTCAGTCAGATGGGCGTTGTTGATAGGAAGACCCTTTCAAGCACCCTGGGGCTGGAGTGGTTTCCAGAGCTCTATCCTGGTTATCTTGGACTAGGAGTGTTGCCAGGGAAGCCCCAGTATTGGAATGCAATGGCCCAGAAGCCTCAGCTCACCAATCCCCAGGGAGAGAGACTGTCACAAGGTAAACATGCTTATTTACAAGGGCCATCCCACCCATCCAGACAGCTCTGTGCCTCTTGA